One region of Cystobacter ferrugineus genomic DNA includes:
- a CDS encoding Na+/H+ antiporter subunit E → MSRWAVPWVLLTGVFVLMVGKVTVADLALGAGVSAGLLAWSGRWLVDGRRPGAVGPRRLWAFGVMVGAVLVDVVRGTWSMGRLMLGPRPAERQGEVEVALGERTDGGARVSALLASMSPGSVLLGIDWERRVMRFHLADASRAEEFRAELERFYRERQRAVFP, encoded by the coding sequence ATGAGCCGCTGGGCGGTGCCCTGGGTGCTGCTCACCGGGGTGTTCGTGTTGATGGTGGGCAAGGTGACGGTGGCGGACCTCGCGCTGGGGGCCGGGGTGTCGGCGGGGCTGCTCGCGTGGAGCGGGCGCTGGCTGGTGGACGGGCGGAGGCCGGGGGCGGTGGGGCCGAGGCGGCTGTGGGCCTTCGGGGTGATGGTGGGCGCGGTGCTGGTGGACGTGGTGCGAGGCACCTGGAGCATGGGGCGGCTCATGCTCGGGCCCCGGCCGGCGGAGCGTCAGGGGGAGGTGGAGGTGGCGCTGGGGGAGCGCACGGACGGAGGGGCGCGGGTGTCGGCGCTGCTGGCGAGCATGTCGCCGGGCTCGGTGCTGCTGGGCATCGACTGGGAGCGGCGGGTGATGCGCTTCCACCTGGCGGATGCGTCGCGAGCGGAGGAGTTCCGCGCGGAGCTGGAGCGGTTCTACCGGGAGCGCCAGCGGGCGGTGTTCCCTTGA
- a CDS encoding cation:proton antiporter, whose product MRAEALKWVADALVLLGLVAVTVSVVGIIRLPGILMRVHAAGQAVFVGVVIILMGAVGSGQWPLMGRALLVAVFLMLTAPMSAHAIARAAVRERGEPAAEEVDAGV is encoded by the coding sequence ATGAGGGCCGAGGCGCTCAAGTGGGTGGCGGACGCGCTGGTACTCTTGGGGCTGGTGGCGGTGACGGTGTCGGTGGTGGGCATCATCCGCCTGCCGGGCATCCTCATGAGGGTGCACGCGGCGGGGCAGGCGGTGTTCGTGGGCGTCGTCATCATCCTGATGGGGGCGGTGGGCTCGGGGCAGTGGCCGCTCATGGGCCGCGCGCTGCTCGTGGCGGTGTTCCTGATGCTCACCGCGCCCATGTCCGCGCATGCCATCGCCCGCGCGGCGGTGCGCGAGCGGGGAGAGCCCGCGGCGGAGGAAGTGGACGCGGGGGTGTAG
- a CDS encoding HEAT repeat domain-containing protein, which yields MAQEFEKEQWRSELVDAFRWEDEERARHLVATLGKARSREARATLEEMLESPDGKVRQAAVFALGELGGPASTRRLEQQLVVEETRGDHDGSSVVQVITQVLGQIKSASARATLVRKLNRIATGGPDQTDVNDLAYALWHKRHPDLIPAVRGAVQRIALPTSRALHALLRLLESSPEELSAWVEDRWVPLEDKTEVLTVLDEEVPTELESLIPSFISMARSIIDVAATQAGAENDFCERLFTLLLLHRERLFPVIPPEARSALRDVARRMVAAPEAIRSIGAAVTLEYVGQREDATLLEAYRLQDDVLGKVFDDAACALRKTSTA from the coding sequence ATGGCACAGGAATTCGAAAAGGAGCAGTGGCGGTCAGAACTGGTCGACGCCTTCCGCTGGGAGGATGAGGAGAGGGCACGGCATTTGGTGGCGACGCTCGGCAAGGCACGGTCTCGCGAAGCCAGGGCCACACTGGAAGAGATGCTTGAGTCTCCCGATGGGAAGGTACGTCAGGCCGCGGTCTTCGCGCTGGGGGAACTGGGAGGCCCGGCGAGCACCAGACGCCTGGAACAGCAACTCGTTGTAGAAGAGACTCGGGGCGACCACGACGGCTCGTCAGTGGTGCAAGTCATCACCCAGGTGCTCGGACAAATCAAGAGCGCCAGCGCAAGGGCAACCCTTGTGCGAAAGCTGAATCGCATAGCTACGGGCGGGCCCGACCAGACCGATGTGAATGATCTGGCCTACGCACTCTGGCACAAGCGTCACCCGGACCTGATACCCGCCGTTCGCGGTGCCGTTCAACGGATTGCCTTACCAACCTCCAGGGCGCTGCATGCCCTTCTGCGTCTGCTGGAGAGTTCTCCCGAGGAGTTGAGCGCGTGGGTCGAGGACAGGTGGGTGCCCCTGGAGGACAAGACGGAGGTACTGACGGTTCTCGACGAAGAGGTGCCCACCGAGTTGGAAAGCCTGATTCCCTCGTTCATCTCAATGGCCCGGTCCATTATCGACGTGGCCGCGACGCAGGCCGGTGCGGAAAACGATTTCTGCGAGCGCCTGTTCACCCTGTTGCTCCTGCACCGGGAGCGCCTGTTTCCTGTGATTCCTCCCGAGGCACGTTCCGCGCTGCGTGACGTAGCGCGGAGAATGGTGGCAGCGCCGGAAGCCATCCGTAGCATAGGCGCCGCTGTCACTCTTGAGTACGTGGGACAGCGGGAAGACGCGACACTTCTGGAGGCGTACCGTCTACAGGACGATGTGCTTGGCAAGGTGTTCGATGATGCCGCGTGCGCGTTGCGCAAGACGTCCACCGCGTAA
- a CDS encoding Uma2 family endonuclease: MGRGKKPATYADIEALPEGWVGELLEDELLASPRPAVGHAHCAFVLGFALGGPFSLGRGGPGGWWFLPEPELHLGRDVLVPDLAGWRRERMPQPPSPREPFVPLAPDWVCEVLSPSTARVDRHRKLPVYFREGVSHAWLIDPLARTLEVFRGDAGGWARTETHAGDALVRAEPFEAVELGLGALWLVP, encoded by the coding sequence ATGGGACGGGGCAAGAAGCCGGCGACGTACGCGGACATCGAGGCCCTGCCGGAAGGGTGGGTGGGCGAGCTGCTGGAGGACGAGCTCTTGGCCTCGCCCCGGCCCGCGGTGGGCCATGCGCACTGCGCCTTCGTGCTGGGCTTCGCGCTGGGAGGCCCGTTCTCGCTCGGACGCGGAGGGCCGGGGGGCTGGTGGTTCCTCCCGGAGCCCGAGTTACACCTGGGGCGGGATGTGCTCGTGCCGGACCTGGCGGGCTGGCGCCGCGAGCGCATGCCCCAGCCACCTTCCCCGCGAGAGCCCTTCGTTCCGCTCGCGCCGGACTGGGTGTGCGAGGTGTTGTCACCCTCCACGGCGCGGGTGGACCGTCACCGCAAGCTGCCCGTGTACTTCCGCGAGGGCGTGAGTCATGCGTGGCTCATCGATCCACTCGCGCGCACGCTGGAGGTCTTCCGCGGGGACGCGGGGGGATGGGCTCGGACGGAGACCCACGCGGGAGACGCGCTGGTGCGTGCCGAGCCCTTCGAGGCGGTGGAACTCGGGCTGGGCGCGCTCTGGCTCGTTCCCTGA
- a CDS encoding sodium:proton antiporter yields the protein MNAAVALTVGLLFGVGVLLTLKRDMVRMAAGGLLLTNSAILFILSTGFPERGEPLHGEGATPAMTDPLAQSLALTAIVIGFATSALLLAFVYRMHEQHGSLDLRDVVHAELEEEQSLTREPSVPEER from the coding sequence GTGAACGCCGCCGTGGCCCTCACGGTGGGACTGCTCTTCGGCGTGGGTGTGCTGCTCACGCTCAAGCGAGACATGGTGCGCATGGCCGCGGGAGGGCTCCTGCTCACCAACTCGGCCATCCTCTTCATCCTCTCCACGGGCTTTCCCGAGCGCGGCGAGCCCCTGCACGGCGAGGGCGCCACCCCGGCGATGACGGATCCGCTCGCCCAGTCCCTGGCGCTCACCGCCATCGTCATCGGCTTCGCCACCTCGGCGCTGCTGCTGGCGTTCGTCTACCGGATGCACGAGCAGCACGGCTCGTTGGACCTGCGCGACGTGGTGCACGCCGAGCTGGAGGAGGAGCAGTCGCTCACCCGGGAGCCGTCTGTGCCGGAGGAGCGCTGA
- a CDS encoding nuclear transport factor 2 family protein, translated as MSQISAEQAKHELIPLLHAWTRAVGAKDHAWFDRHVDPSWSYTDYTGAQRGIADYLQLIQNVNWYTEDFQRFDVRIVSGSVALINGVYFARVDFQGSGLLELTLAFSAVWEQRGGVWKALLHHTSKLE; from the coding sequence ATGTCGCAGATCTCCGCCGAGCAGGCGAAGCACGAGCTCATCCCCCTCTTACACGCGTGGACCCGGGCCGTCGGCGCCAAGGATCATGCCTGGTTCGATCGCCATGTCGATCCGAGCTGGAGCTACACCGATTACACGGGCGCGCAGCGGGGGATCGCGGACTACCTGCAGCTCATCCAGAACGTGAACTGGTACACCGAGGACTTCCAGCGGTTCGATGTCCGCATCGTCTCCGGCTCCGTCGCGCTCATCAACGGCGTCTACTTCGCGCGCGTGGACTTCCAGGGCTCGGGCCTGCTCGAGCTAACCCTCGCCTTCAGCGCCGTCTGGGAGCAGCGCGGCGGCGTGTGGAAGGCGCTCCTGCACCACACGTCGAAGTTGGAATGA
- a CDS encoding PIN-like domain-containing protein, producing the protein MHQLPEARATWMLGQLRIEQTFQEFYEELRSELDSERTLVFVDTNVLGDLFRLFTSARVELLDWFKELAAENRLCMPAWVATEYFHRVAKKGLDEFAPKASDVNSVLRQLDQHLKIARLSMDEKTLKASNFAEGREAFLNLLGKRIAELKEPLEILRKQSPESGDVHQEIVEVLGKTVLSTDVGALAERAATKGEVRFKQRMPPGFRDGKKEENPYGDLCIWLEVLEHAAAVQATYDAFVFLGNDGKVDWSYLPQLRRQPKSKTGYERNSDPDIRLADPRLVNELRAAAGPGKKFRIASVADVVRDGVANAVLAGMFYEVYFNRKGAFRTEFKARYLSALLAVLGNKRFAPTRAFIQRALKDHRGSLVVLPGDERTEIPVTLQVEGPCDQPREICTLTRILVDGRSSLLEAPEDAEDGWQVREEQLLDMLGTNYALPSDWVSFLFDPPSAEKRMLRLPSNRVFKSASDLVSTPSVRS; encoded by the coding sequence ATGCACCAGCTCCCGGAGGCACGCGCCACTTGGATGCTCGGACAACTGCGGATTGAGCAGACCTTCCAGGAGTTCTACGAGGAGCTGAGGAGCGAGCTGGACTCCGAGCGGACGCTCGTCTTTGTAGATACGAACGTCCTGGGTGACCTGTTCAGGCTGTTCACGTCCGCGCGTGTTGAGCTGCTGGATTGGTTCAAGGAGCTGGCTGCCGAGAATCGGCTCTGCATGCCTGCGTGGGTTGCAACCGAATACTTTCATCGAGTCGCCAAGAAAGGGCTCGATGAGTTTGCGCCTAAAGCTTCTGACGTGAACTCGGTACTTCGGCAGCTGGACCAGCACCTCAAGATCGCGCGTCTTTCGATGGATGAGAAGACGCTGAAGGCGAGCAACTTCGCGGAAGGACGGGAGGCGTTCCTGAACCTCCTCGGCAAGCGGATTGCTGAGCTGAAGGAACCGCTCGAAATCCTCCGCAAGCAGTCGCCCGAATCTGGGGACGTCCACCAGGAGATCGTCGAGGTACTCGGTAAGACGGTCCTTTCAACCGATGTCGGTGCCCTCGCCGAACGGGCGGCGACGAAGGGTGAAGTCCGGTTCAAGCAGCGTATGCCGCCTGGCTTCAGGGACGGAAAGAAGGAGGAGAATCCGTACGGAGACCTGTGCATCTGGCTGGAGGTCCTTGAGCACGCCGCAGCTGTCCAGGCTACCTACGACGCCTTTGTCTTCCTCGGTAACGATGGGAAGGTGGACTGGTCTTACCTCCCGCAGCTCAGGCGCCAGCCCAAGTCGAAGACCGGTTACGAGAGGAACTCGGACCCCGACATCCGTCTGGCCGATCCGCGCCTGGTGAACGAATTGCGGGCGGCAGCTGGGCCAGGGAAGAAGTTCCGCATCGCATCCGTTGCGGACGTCGTCCGGGACGGCGTGGCTAACGCAGTGCTCGCGGGCATGTTCTACGAGGTGTACTTCAACCGAAAGGGTGCCTTCCGGACCGAGTTCAAGGCCCGATACCTCTCAGCGCTCCTCGCTGTGCTGGGCAACAAGCGGTTCGCACCTACCCGCGCGTTTATCCAGCGAGCACTCAAGGACCATCGAGGCAGTCTCGTCGTCCTCCCTGGCGATGAGAGGACTGAAATCCCAGTTACACTTCAGGTGGAGGGACCGTGCGATCAGCCGCGAGAGATCTGCACGTTGACCCGGATCCTCGTGGATGGGAGGTCCAGTCTCCTCGAAGCCCCGGAAGATGCTGAGGACGGCTGGCAGGTGCGAGAGGAGCAGTTGCTCGACATGCTAGGGACTAACTACGCGCTCCCCAGCGATTGGGTGAGCTTCCTCTTCGACCCGCCGAGCGCGGAGAAGAGGATGCTGCGCTTGCCGTCCAATAGGGTCTTCAAGAGCGCCTCGGATCTCGTCAGCACTCCGTCGGTGCGCTCATAG
- a CDS encoding complex I subunit 5 family protein: MPLVLPLVGAWGLAAVLSFLDGRKKAVAGLAMVGMVGVLGASLALLPAALHGPVPEVVAGGWPVGMGIRLRADVLSVLFCGVTNAVLAGALLCELLEGISTRSFPALVLFLAAGLNGAFLTADAFNFYVFFELSMGAAFALASYGRGAPALRAGFTFVVVNLMGSVLFLTAVVMLYQATGTLDMGGIAEWVARPHTRRLDVPGALLLSAFGVKLGLFPFHFWAPAVYRGVSTSIAAIFAGALVNIGSYALVRLGAGVLGDALAHGAEVLAVLGGASLVYGSLLALARQVPAETLAYASIAQAGYLFAALGLGPGPGVAAAVLLALSGSLDKAVLFLAMGLPGTRSRAAFAAAAFSSAGLPLSLGFLAKTELLRAALFGERWWLAGFVVLSSVLSLVALARTFQCLYWAEARTREAHDGAASGVVLALALVGVGVGVWPEPLLAVSARVAVALAGGGGP; this comes from the coding sequence ATGCCGCTCGTGCTGCCCCTGGTGGGCGCGTGGGGGCTCGCCGCCGTGCTGTCCTTCCTGGATGGGCGCAAGAAGGCCGTGGCGGGCCTGGCGATGGTGGGGATGGTGGGGGTGCTCGGAGCGAGCCTCGCCCTGCTGCCCGCGGCCCTGCACGGCCCCGTGCCCGAGGTGGTCGCCGGAGGCTGGCCGGTGGGCATGGGCATCCGCCTGCGCGCGGATGTGCTGTCGGTGCTCTTCTGCGGGGTGACCAACGCGGTGCTCGCCGGGGCGCTGCTGTGCGAGCTGCTCGAGGGCATCAGCACGCGCAGCTTCCCGGCGCTGGTGCTCTTCCTGGCGGCGGGGCTCAACGGGGCGTTCCTCACCGCGGACGCGTTCAACTTCTACGTCTTCTTCGAGCTGTCCATGGGCGCGGCCTTCGCGCTGGCGAGCTACGGCCGGGGGGCTCCGGCGCTGCGCGCGGGCTTCACCTTCGTGGTGGTGAACCTCATGGGCTCGGTGCTCTTCCTCACGGCGGTGGTGATGCTCTACCAGGCCACGGGGACGCTGGACATGGGAGGCATCGCCGAGTGGGTGGCCCGTCCCCACACGCGCCGGCTCGACGTGCCGGGGGCGCTGCTGCTCAGCGCCTTCGGGGTGAAGCTGGGGCTCTTCCCCTTCCACTTCTGGGCGCCGGCGGTGTACCGGGGCGTGAGCACGTCCATCGCCGCCATCTTCGCCGGGGCGCTGGTGAACATCGGCAGCTACGCGCTGGTGCGTCTGGGCGCGGGGGTGCTCGGCGATGCGCTCGCGCATGGCGCCGAGGTGCTGGCGGTGCTGGGCGGAGCGAGCCTCGTGTACGGCTCGCTCCTGGCGCTCGCGCGGCAGGTGCCCGCCGAGACGCTGGCGTACGCGTCCATCGCCCAGGCGGGCTACCTCTTCGCGGCGCTGGGGCTGGGGCCGGGGCCGGGTGTGGCGGCGGCGGTGCTGCTCGCGCTGTCGGGCTCGCTGGACAAGGCGGTGCTGTTCCTCGCCATGGGGTTGCCGGGCACGCGCTCGCGCGCGGCCTTCGCGGCGGCGGCCTTCAGCTCCGCGGGCCTGCCGCTGTCGCTGGGCTTCCTCGCCAAGACGGAGCTGTTGCGCGCGGCGCTCTTCGGCGAGCGCTGGTGGCTGGCGGGCTTCGTCGTGCTCTCGAGCGTGCTGTCGCTGGTGGCGCTCGCGCGCACCTTCCAGTGCCTGTACTGGGCGGAGGCCCGGACGCGCGAGGCGCATGACGGGGCGGCGAGCGGGGTGGTGCTGGCGCTGGCGTTGGTGGGGGTGGGGGTGGGGGTGTGGCCCGAGCCGCTGCTCGCGGTGAGTGCCCGGGTGGCCGTGGCGCTCGCGGGGGGAGGGGGGCCATGA
- a CDS encoding FAD-dependent oxidoreductase produces MKVLISGGGIGGFALARLLRDAGHDCLVIERAREFRPLGHFVALKAEGVAMLDRLGVREECEARALPLSGRVRFRTQAGQFLRAEQLAALNAGLGGFLPIRRADLHDVLHRRVRDDVDVRFGTEVTDFREEAGRVTVVLSDGREEWGDMLIGADGVHSKVRKRLFGESGEHLLGGSYVAIDIEVAHGLELGELSAYLGRGKMVAMVPSAPGRLSVIVYHGGESLRPKLRGATATRAFFAREYNAFAPEVRTAFARIDDQSFVFVDDIKMICLDSIVRGRVGLLGDAAACPTFLSGMGSAFALQSAAVLTEALSTTSDAQAALATYSARVQPIAERLQRNARWMGSMILGRNRAVVAVRDSFLALTPRGWMMERMRSFYSARREGARAAWACPGYVDSRVKMPSSKSTGLR; encoded by the coding sequence ATGAAGGTGCTCATCTCGGGAGGTGGAATTGGCGGCTTCGCCCTCGCGCGGCTTCTCCGCGACGCGGGCCATGACTGCCTGGTGATCGAGCGGGCGCGCGAATTCCGGCCGCTGGGCCACTTCGTTGCGCTGAAGGCCGAGGGCGTGGCCATGCTCGACCGGCTTGGGGTGCGCGAGGAGTGCGAGGCCCGTGCGCTTCCGCTCTCGGGCCGGGTGCGCTTCCGCACACAGGCAGGGCAGTTCCTCCGCGCCGAGCAGCTGGCCGCCTTGAACGCGGGATTGGGGGGGTTCCTCCCGATCCGGCGGGCCGATCTCCACGACGTGCTCCACCGGCGCGTGCGGGACGACGTCGACGTCCGCTTTGGGACCGAGGTCACCGATTTCCGCGAGGAGGCCGGGCGCGTGACCGTGGTGCTCTCCGATGGCCGCGAGGAGTGGGGAGACATGCTGATTGGCGCCGATGGAGTCCACTCGAAGGTGCGCAAGCGGCTCTTCGGCGAGAGCGGAGAGCACCTGCTCGGAGGCAGCTACGTCGCCATCGACATCGAGGTGGCGCATGGGCTCGAACTCGGGGAGCTCTCGGCGTATCTCGGCCGCGGCAAGATGGTGGCGATGGTCCCGAGCGCACCGGGGCGCCTCTCGGTGATCGTGTACCACGGTGGGGAGAGCCTCCGGCCGAAGCTCCGGGGGGCCACCGCCACGCGAGCGTTCTTCGCCCGTGAGTACAACGCCTTCGCACCGGAGGTGCGCACCGCCTTCGCGAGGATCGACGACCAGAGCTTCGTGTTCGTCGACGACATCAAGATGATCTGCCTCGACTCCATCGTGCGCGGGAGGGTCGGCCTGCTGGGTGACGCCGCCGCGTGCCCCACGTTCCTGTCGGGGATGGGAAGTGCCTTCGCGCTCCAGAGCGCCGCCGTGTTGACCGAGGCGCTGAGCACCACCTCCGACGCCCAGGCCGCGCTCGCTACCTACTCGGCCCGCGTGCAACCCATCGCCGAGCGGCTCCAGCGCAATGCCCGGTGGATGGGGTCGATGATCCTCGGACGGAACCGGGCGGTGGTGGCGGTTCGCGATTCCTTCCTCGCGCTCACGCCTCGTGGCTGGATGATGGAGAGGATGCGAAGCTTCTACAGCGCGCGCCGCGAGGGCGCTCGGGCCGCGTGGGCTTGCCCCGGTTACGTGGACAGTAGGGTTAAGATGCCAAGCTCAAAATCCACTGGACTGAGGTAG
- a CDS encoding TetR/AcrR family transcriptional regulator codes for MPLERFYKLPEARRAELLRIALHEFTEKGIEGASLNAILAKAGLSKGAYYYYFVDKEDLFTAVAEDLYDRLEAQLPPLLPRQPVSAEEFWPSLEQTFSAWLMAACKFPELLGAFRQLSQQLRASPRLAPMLRRRQEEQFRSVIQLGRKLGCVRTDLPVELLVSLMVVSDSVLDEALVANRKTLSEAVVRKHARVVFDTYQRLLRP; via the coding sequence ATGCCACTCGAGCGGTTCTACAAACTTCCCGAGGCCCGGCGCGCCGAGCTGCTGCGCATCGCGCTCCATGAGTTCACGGAGAAGGGAATCGAGGGGGCCTCGCTCAATGCGATCCTCGCGAAGGCGGGCCTGAGCAAGGGGGCCTACTACTATTACTTCGTGGACAAGGAGGACCTCTTCACGGCCGTCGCGGAGGACCTGTACGACCGCCTGGAGGCGCAGCTTCCGCCGCTTCTGCCCCGGCAGCCGGTGAGTGCCGAGGAATTCTGGCCGAGCCTGGAGCAGACCTTCTCGGCCTGGCTGATGGCGGCTTGCAAATTCCCCGAGTTGCTCGGCGCGTTCCGTCAACTCAGCCAGCAATTGCGCGCGAGCCCGCGGTTGGCCCCGATGCTGCGTCGTCGGCAGGAGGAGCAGTTCCGCTCGGTCATCCAGTTGGGCCGCAAGCTCGGTTGCGTGCGCACGGATCTCCCGGTCGAGCTCCTGGTCTCGCTGATGGTGGTGAGCGACTCCGTGCTCGACGAGGCGCTCGTCGCCAACCGCAAGACGTTGAGCGAGGCCGTCGTGCGCAAGCACGCGCGGGTGGTGTTCGACACCTATCAGCGCCTGCTGCGCCCTTGA
- a CDS encoding monovalent cation/H+ antiporter complex subunit F — MHDVVFYVALVWLMGLLGVLVVVSARARSTLDVVLALDTLALVFVAVLGLFGAWRGVTGYLDAALVLALVSYVQTVAATRHHAVHKEEPR; from the coding sequence ATGCACGACGTCGTCTTCTACGTGGCGCTGGTGTGGCTGATGGGGCTGCTCGGCGTGTTGGTGGTGGTGTCGGCGCGGGCGCGCTCGACGCTGGACGTGGTGCTGGCGCTGGACACGCTGGCGCTGGTGTTCGTGGCGGTGCTGGGGCTGTTCGGGGCCTGGCGCGGGGTGACGGGCTACCTGGACGCGGCGCTGGTGCTGGCGCTCGTCTCCTACGTGCAGACGGTGGCGGCCACGCGGCACCACGCGGTGCACAAGGAGGAGCCGCGATGA
- a CDS encoding IS3 family transposase (programmed frameshift) has translation MDEVAPTLSLPQVAKDLDLTESALRNWVREADGGEDKSPAAGALTGAEREELVRLRKENRQRTMERDFLKKAAAFFEGGLDVKFEFIDAQKALFPVDFMCQQLGVSRSGYYAWQQRPESERHKADRDLAQVVTAVHQESRGRYGSPRVHAELRARGRRVSRKRVARLMGQQGLCARKKRRFVQTTDSRHAQPVAPNILERDFSPGQPNSTWATDITYVWTRQGWLYLAVILDLFSRRVVGWAMSENIDRHLVLNALDMALKGRQPARGLLHHSDRGSQYTSEDYQKALAARGIQCSMSCKGNCWDNAVAESFFSSLKMELVHDADFATHEQARTALFEYIEVFYNRQRRHSSLGYLSPVDFELGILTLLST, from the exons ATTGATGAAGTCGCGCCGACACTGAGCCTGCCCCAGGTGGCCAAGGACTTGGACTTGACCGAGTCGGCGCTGCGCAACTGGGTGCGCGAGGCCGATGGTGGCGAGGACAAGAGCCCGGCTGCAGGCGCGTTGACGGGTGCCGAGAGGGAAGAGTTGGTGCGGCTGCGCAAGGAGAACCGTCAGCGGACGATGGAGCGCGACTTCCTAAAAAAAGCAGCGGCCTTCTTC GAAGGAGGGCTCGACGTGAAGTTCGAGTTCATCGACGCGCAGAAGGCCCTCTTCCCCGTGGACTTCATGTGCCAACAACTGGGCGTGTCGCGCTCGGGCTACTACGCCTGGCAGCAGCGTCCGGAGTCCGAGCGGCATAAGGCGGACCGTGACCTGGCGCAGGTGGTGACGGCGGTGCATCAGGAGAGCCGCGGCAGGTACGGTAGTCCGCGCGTGCACGCCGAGTTGCGCGCCCGGGGTCGGCGCGTGAGTCGCAAGCGCGTGGCCCGTCTCATGGGCCAGCAGGGCCTGTGCGCTCGCAAGAAGCGCCGCTTCGTACAGACGACGGACTCACGTCACGCCCAGCCCGTAGCCCCCAACATCCTCGAGCGCGACTTCTCCCCCGGCCAGCCCAATAGCACCTGGGCCACGGACATTACCTACGTGTGGACGAGGCAGGGCTGGCTGTACCTGGCTGTCATCCTCGACCTCTTCTCACGCAGAGTGGTGGGCTGGGCGATGAGCGAGAACATCGACCGGCACCTGGTGCTCAACGCGCTCGACATGGCCCTGAAGGGACGGCAGCCAGCGAGAGGACTGCTGCACCACTCGGACCGGGGCAGCCAGTACACCAGCGAGGACTACCAGAAGGCGCTGGCTGCTCGTGGCATCCAGTGCAGCATGTCGTGCAAGGGCAACTGCTGGGACAACGCCGTGGCTGAGAGCTTCTTCAGCAGCTTGAAGATGGAGCTCGTCCACGACGCCGACTTCGCCACGCATGAGCAGGCCCGCACGGCGCTCTTCGAGTACATCGAGGTCTTCTACAACCGTCAGCGGCGGCACTCGTCTCTGGGCTACCTCAGTCCAGTGGATTTTGAGCTTGGCATCTTAACCCTACTGTCCACGTAA